The following are from one region of the Zonotrichia leucophrys gambelii isolate GWCS_2022_RI chromosome 1A, RI_Zleu_2.0, whole genome shotgun sequence genome:
- the SEC61A2 gene encoding protein transport protein Sec61 subunit alpha, whose amino-acid sequence MGIKFLEVIKPFCAVLPEIQKPERKIQFREKVLWTAITLFIFLVCCQIPLFGIMSSDSADPFYWMRVILASNRGTLMELGISPIVTSGLIMQLLAGAKIIEVGDTPKDRALFNGAQKLFGMIITIGQAIVYVMTGMYGDPAEMGAGICLLIIIQLFVAGLIVLLLDELLQKGYGLGSGISLFIATNICETIVWKAFSPTTINTGRGTEFEGAVIALFHLLATRTDKVRALREAFYRQNLPNLMNLIATVFVFAVVIYFQGFRVDLPIKSARYRGQYSSYPIKLFYTSNIPIILQSALVSNLYVISQMLSVRFSGNFLVNLLGQWADVSGGGPARSYPVGGLCYYLSPPESMGAIFEDPVHVIVYIIFMLGSCAFFSKTWIEVSGSSAKDVAKQLKEQQMVMRGHRDTSMVHELNRYIPTAAAFGGLCIGALSVLADFLGAIGSGTGILLAVTIIYQYFEIFVKEQAEVGGVGALFF is encoded by the exons ATGGGCA TAAAATTTTTAGAAGTCATTAAGCCATTCTGTGCAGTGTTACCTGAAATCCAGAAACCGGAAAGAAAA ATCCAGTTCAGAGAGAAGGTACTATGGACAGCCATCACACTCTTCATTTTCTTAGTGTGCTGCCAG ATCCCTTTGTTTGGAATCATGTCATCAGATTCTGCAGACCCCTTCTATTGGATGAGAGTCATTCTTGCATCAAACAGAG gTACTTTGATGGAACTGGGTATCTCACCCATTGTGACATCAGGTTTGATcatgcagctgctggcaggagcaaaGATCATTGAAGTTGGTGATACTCCAAAAGACAGAGCCCTGTTCAATGGAGCTCAGAAAT TATTTGGGATGATTATTACCATTGGGCAAGCCATTGTGTATGTTATGACTGGAATGTATGGAGATCCTGCTGAAATGGGTGCTGGAATTTGTCTTCTTATTATAATTCAG CTGTTTGTGGCTGGTCTGATTGTGTTGCTGCTAGATGAGTTGCTTCAGAAAGGTTATGGATTGGGGTCTGGTATTTCCCTGTTTATTGCTACCAACATCTGTGAAACCATTGTCTGGAAAGCTTTCAGTCCCACTACCATCAACACTGGCAGAG GAACAGAGTTTGAGGGTGCTGTGATTGCATTGTTCCATCTGCTGGCCACACGAACTGACAAGGTCCGGGCTCTGCGGGAGGCGTTTTACCGACAGAACCTGCCCAACCTCATGAACCTGATTGCTACagtgtttgtgtttgctgtagTCATCTATTTCCAG GGGTTCCGGGTGGATTTGCCCATCAAGTCTGCGCGGTACCGGGGGCAGTACAGCAGCTATCCCATCAAGCTCTTCTACACCTCCAACATTCCCATCATCCTGCAGTCTGCCCTCGTGTCAAACCTCTATGTCATTTCCCAGATGTTGTCTGTTCGTTTCAGTGGCAACTTCTTGGTGAACTTACTGGGACAGTGGGCA GATGTCAGTGGAGGTGGCCCTGCTCGCTCTTACCCTGTTGGTGGCCTGTGCTACTACTTGTCTCCTCCAGAATCCATGGGTGCAATATTTGAGGATCCTGTCCATGTAATagtttatataatatttatgttGGGATCCTGTGCATTCTTCTCCAAGACTTGGATCGAGGTGTCTGGCTCATCAGCAAAAGAT GTTGCCAAGCAACTCAAAGAACAGCAAATGGTGATGAGAGGCCACAGGGATACATCCATGGTTCATGAGCTTAACAG ATACATCCCTACAGCAGCTGCATTTGGTGGCTTGTGCATCGGTGCCCTCTCAGTACTGGCTGACTTTTTAGGAGCCATTGGCTCTGGCACTGGCATTCTGCTTGCAGTCACTATTATTTAtcagtattttgaaatatttgtaaaaGAACAGGCTGAAGTTGGAGGAGTAGGTGCATTATTTTTCTAG